In the Flavobacterium pallidum genome, one interval contains:
- the lgt gene encoding prolipoprotein diacylglyceryl transferase, translated as MTPFLSIVWNQSEGIDLGFFTVRYYSLMFVIAFGLGWYIMKKIFVRENEPIEKLDSIFIWTALATLVGARLGQVFFYDWDYFKEHPAEIFLPFRFDPFRFTGFSGLASHGAALMIIICMYFFSKKVMKRPLLWVLDRVVIPVASGAIFVRIGNFFNSEIYGHQTTGDKFYSVKFIRESEFWNRHDLLKLTNSTDEHEAFNKLTTDPAFAKIVEAIPYRHPSQLYEAFGYIFVFLILFYAYWRTDARQRPGLLFGLFLIMLFTVRFIVEFVKESQGGFESDLGLLSTGQWLSIPFVLVGLFFVIRSKKMEQGL; from the coding sequence ACAGCCTGATGTTCGTCATCGCTTTTGGCCTGGGCTGGTACATCATGAAAAAGATATTCGTACGCGAAAACGAACCGATCGAAAAGCTTGACAGCATTTTTATCTGGACGGCACTGGCCACTTTAGTCGGCGCAAGGTTAGGCCAGGTTTTCTTTTACGACTGGGATTATTTTAAAGAGCATCCTGCGGAGATATTCCTGCCATTCCGGTTCGACCCGTTCCGCTTTACAGGTTTCAGCGGACTGGCAAGCCACGGCGCCGCACTGATGATCATCATCTGCATGTATTTCTTTAGTAAAAAAGTCATGAAACGCCCGTTATTATGGGTACTGGACCGCGTGGTGATCCCTGTGGCCAGTGGCGCGATCTTCGTAAGGATTGGGAATTTCTTCAATTCCGAGATATACGGGCACCAAACGACCGGCGATAAATTCTATTCGGTGAAATTCATACGCGAAAGCGAGTTCTGGAACAGGCATGACCTGCTGAAATTAACTAACAGCACTGATGAACACGAGGCTTTCAATAAACTGACTACAGATCCGGCTTTCGCCAAAATCGTCGAGGCAATTCCGTACCGCCATCCATCGCAATTGTATGAGGCATTCGGATATATTTTCGTATTCCTGATCCTGTTTTACGCGTACTGGCGCACCGATGCGCGCCAAAGGCCCGGATTGCTGTTTGGCCTGTTCCTGATTATGCTGTTCACGGTGCGTTTCATAGTCGAATTTGTAAAAGAAAGCCAGGGCGGTTTTGAAAGCGACCTCGGATTGCTTTCGACAGGACAATGGCTCAGCATTCCTTTTGTGCTTGTCGGGCTGTTCTTCGTGATACGATCCAAAAAAATGGAACAAGGACTTTAA